In a single window of the Massilia oculi genome:
- a CDS encoding alkaline phosphatase, protein MRPTTLATAALLAALAGCATTPPASNPSTTAAQGAVVANAVDHRAKNVIFFLGDGMGINTLTAARIFAAGEDGELAIDKLPESAFVKTFSNDAQVTDSAASMAAYMTGVKHNNGVVSMSFGTRSVAPGKDANGNALVSRCENGAAATTLLELARRRGMAVGVVTNTSVTDATPASTYAHACHRKLETDIAASLVPGGAGYNKALGERGLDVLFGGGAQNFTPFARGGKRADNRDLLAELGSKGFRVVNDTAQFNALSPGQPAVGLFATNHMDFDATRDPARQPALPAMATKAIDLLAPNKNGFFLMVEGGLIDHALHATLGKRALQETVAYNAALQAAIDRMEALDPGLKNTLIVATADHDHTLILNGYAARTGKTTPTNPGVIGLVRNADGTPSLDGKGQPYTIIGFGTGEQRHAGDRTAHLTDEIVTRDDYHQEAVVRTRLGAETHGGSDVYLGATGANAELFRGTIDNTRVFNLIKTAAGL, encoded by the coding sequence ATGCGACCGACCACTCTTGCCACCGCCGCGCTGCTGGCGGCACTCGCCGGCTGCGCGACGACGCCGCCCGCGTCGAACCCATCCACCACCGCCGCGCAAGGCGCCGTCGTGGCCAATGCCGTCGACCACCGCGCGAAGAACGTCATCTTCTTCCTCGGCGACGGCATGGGCATCAACACCCTGACCGCGGCGCGCATCTTCGCCGCCGGCGAAGACGGCGAGCTGGCGATCGACAAGCTGCCCGAGTCGGCCTTCGTGAAGACTTTCTCGAACGATGCGCAAGTCACCGACAGCGCCGCCTCGATGGCGGCCTACATGACCGGCGTGAAGCACAATAACGGCGTGGTCTCGATGTCCTTCGGCACCCGCTCGGTCGCACCGGGCAAGGACGCCAACGGGAACGCCCTGGTGAGCCGTTGCGAGAACGGGGCGGCCGCCACCACCTTGCTCGAACTGGCCAGGCGCCGCGGCATGGCGGTCGGCGTGGTCACCAATACCAGCGTCACCGACGCCACCCCGGCCTCGACCTATGCCCATGCCTGCCACCGCAAGCTGGAAACCGATATCGCCGCCAGCCTGGTGCCGGGCGGCGCCGGCTACAACAAGGCGCTCGGCGAGCGTGGCCTGGACGTGCTGTTCGGCGGCGGCGCCCAGAACTTCACGCCGTTCGCACGCGGCGGCAAGCGCGCCGACAATCGCGACCTGCTGGCCGAGCTGGGCTCCAAAGGTTTCCGTGTGGTCAACGACACCGCGCAATTCAATGCCTTGAGCCCGGGCCAGCCGGCGGTGGGCCTGTTCGCGACCAATCACATGGACTTCGACGCCACCCGCGACCCGGCGCGCCAGCCGGCCCTGCCGGCCATGGCCACCAAGGCGATCGACCTGCTGGCGCCGAACAAGAACGGCTTCTTCCTGATGGTCGAGGGCGGCCTGATCGACCACGCGCTGCACGCGACCCTGGGCAAGCGCGCCCTGCAAGAAACGGTGGCGTATAACGCGGCGCTGCAGGCGGCGATCGACCGCATGGAAGCGCTCGATCCGGGCCTGAAGAACACCCTGATCGTCGCCACCGCCGACCATGACCACACCCTGATCCTGAACGGCTACGCGGCCCGCACCGGCAAGACCACGCCGACCAACCCCGGCGTGATCGGGCTGGTGCGCAACGCCGACGGCACCCCCAGCCTGGACGGCAAGGGCCAGCCGTACACCATCATCGGCTTCGGCACCGGCGAGCAGCGTCACGCGGGCGACCGCACGGCGCACCTGACCGACGAGATCGTGACGCGCGACGACTACCACCAGGAAGCGGTGGTGCGCACCCGCCTAGGTGCCGAGACCCATGGCGGCAGCGACGTCTACCTGGGCGCGACCGGCGCCAACGCCGAACTGTTCCGCGGGACCATCGACAACACCCGCGTGTTCAATCTGATCAAGACCGCCGCCGGCCTGTAA
- a CDS encoding RNA pyrophosphohydrolase: MLDREGFRPNVGIILLNANNEVWWGKRVREHSWQFPQGGIKYGETPEQAMYRELEEEIGLRQEHVKIMGRTRDWLRYEVPDHFIKREIRGHYRGQKQIWFLLRMVARDNEVNLRLTDHPEFDAWRWHDYWVPLDVVIEFKRDVYQRALQELSRFVTWPARGQHGERRHSARYLRQPHGRSQAAKPAQDMVAVNGPGPTGPESLVLAPNK, encoded by the coding sequence ATGCTCGACCGTGAAGGGTTTCGCCCCAACGTCGGCATCATCCTGCTGAACGCTAACAACGAGGTCTGGTGGGGCAAGCGGGTGCGTGAGCACTCATGGCAATTCCCTCAAGGGGGTATCAAGTACGGGGAGACGCCAGAACAGGCAATGTACCGCGAGCTCGAGGAAGAAATCGGCCTGCGCCAGGAGCACGTCAAGATCATGGGGCGAACCCGCGACTGGCTGCGCTACGAGGTGCCCGACCACTTCATCAAGCGCGAAATCCGCGGCCATTACCGCGGCCAGAAGCAGATCTGGTTCCTGTTGCGCATGGTTGCGCGCGACAACGAAGTCAATCTGCGCCTGACCGACCACCCGGAATTCGATGCCTGGCGCTGGCACGATTACTGGGTGCCGCTGGACGTTGTGATCGAGTTCAAGCGCGACGTCTACCAGCGCGCCCTGCAGGAACTGTCGCGCTTCGTCACCTGGCCCGCCAGGGGCCAGCACGGCGAGCGGCGCCACAGCGCGCGCTACCTGCGCCAGCCGCATGGGAGGTCGCAAGCGGCCAAACCGGCCCAGGACATGGTCGCGGTCAACGGGCCTGGTCCCACAGGACCGGAATCGCTGGTGCTGGCGCCGAACAAGTAA
- a CDS encoding proline--tRNA ligase, translating into MRASRFFISTLKEAPSDAEIVSHKLMMRAGMIKRLGSGIYTYMPVGLRVIRKVEAIVREEMNRAGAIELLMPLVQPAELWQETGRWDKMGDELMRVKDRHGRDFAIQPTSEEVVTDVVRSELKSYRQLPINFYHIQTKFRDERRPRFGLMRGREFTMKDAYSFDRDLEGMQKSYQTMFDAYTKIFNRFGLKFRAVAADNGAIGGTGSHEFHVIASTGEDALVYCPTSDYAANMEAAEAVAIGARGAATQALAKTPTPGKTKCESVAELLNLPLAQTVKTIALTVESEEGKKSFWVLLLRGDHELNEIKVSKVAGLKDFRFSTEAEILEVFGTVPGYLGPINTRLPVTVVADRIVANMADFVCGANEADFHYTGANWGRDVPEPVVADLRNVVEGDASPDGKGVLAIERGIEVGHVFQLGTAYSEAMGATFLDEGGRPAPLQMGCYGIGVTRILGAAIEQNFDDKGIVWPDAIAPFELVLCPMGLDRSEMVKEATEKLYAEMQAAGIDVIVDDRGLRPGAMFADWELIGVPHRVVIGERGLKEGNLEYQGRRDEAASSVPVAEMVAFIKGKLGK; encoded by the coding sequence ATGCGCGCCTCACGATTTTTTATTTCAACTCTCAAAGAAGCGCCTTCCGATGCCGAGATCGTCAGCCACAAGCTGATGATGCGCGCCGGGATGATCAAGCGCCTGGGTTCCGGCATCTATACCTATATGCCGGTCGGGCTGCGCGTCATCCGCAAGGTCGAGGCGATCGTCCGTGAAGAAATGAACCGCGCGGGCGCGATCGAACTGCTGATGCCGCTGGTGCAGCCGGCCGAACTGTGGCAAGAAACGGGCCGCTGGGACAAGATGGGCGACGAATTGATGCGCGTCAAGGACCGTCACGGCCGCGATTTCGCGATCCAGCCGACCTCCGAAGAAGTGGTCACCGACGTCGTGCGCAGCGAACTCAAATCGTACCGCCAGCTGCCGATCAACTTCTACCACATCCAGACCAAGTTCCGCGACGAGCGCCGTCCGCGCTTCGGCCTGATGCGCGGCCGCGAATTCACGATGAAGGATGCCTATTCCTTCGACCGCGACCTGGAAGGCATGCAGAAGTCCTACCAGACCATGTTCGACGCCTACACGAAGATCTTCAACCGCTTCGGCCTGAAGTTCCGCGCGGTGGCGGCCGACAACGGCGCCATCGGCGGCACCGGCTCGCATGAATTCCACGTCATCGCCAGCACCGGCGAAGACGCGCTGGTGTACTGCCCGACCTCGGACTACGCGGCCAATATGGAAGCGGCCGAAGCCGTCGCCATCGGCGCCCGCGGCGCGGCGACCCAGGCGCTGGCCAAGACCCCGACCCCGGGCAAGACCAAGTGCGAAAGCGTGGCCGAGCTCCTCAACCTGCCGTTGGCGCAGACCGTCAAGACCATCGCCCTGACCGTCGAGAGCGAAGAAGGCAAGAAGAGCTTCTGGGTGCTGCTGCTGCGCGGCGACCATGAGCTCAACGAGATCAAGGTGTCGAAAGTGGCGGGCCTGAAGGACTTCCGCTTCTCCACCGAGGCCGAGATCCTCGAGGTGTTCGGCACCGTGCCGGGTTACCTGGGGCCGATCAATACCAGGCTGCCGGTCACCGTCGTGGCCGACCGCATCGTCGCCAACATGGCCGACTTCGTGTGCGGCGCCAACGAGGCCGATTTCCACTACACGGGCGCCAACTGGGGCCGGGATGTGCCGGAGCCGGTGGTGGCCGACCTGCGCAACGTGGTCGAGGGCGACGCTTCGCCGGACGGCAAGGGCGTGCTGGCGATCGAGCGCGGCATCGAGGTGGGCCATGTGTTCCAGCTCGGCACCGCCTACTCGGAAGCGATGGGCGCGACCTTCCTCGACGAGGGTGGCCGTCCCGCGCCGCTGCAGATGGGGTGCTACGGCATCGGCGTGACCCGCATCCTGGGCGCGGCGATCGAGCAGAACTTCGACGACAAGGGCATCGTGTGGCCTGACGCCATCGCGCCGTTCGAGCTGGTGCTGTGCCCGATGGGCCTGGACCGCAGCGAGATGGTCAAGGAAGCCACCGAGAAGCTGTACGCCGAGATGCAGGCAGCCGGCATCGACGTCATCGTCGACGACCGCGGCCTGCGTCCGGGCGCGATGTTCGCCGACTGGGAGCTGATTGGCGTGCCGCACCGCGTCGTGATCGGCGAGCGTGGCCTGAAGGAAGGCAACCTGGAATACCAGGGCCGCCGCGACGAAGCGGCGAGCAGCGTGCCCGTGGCCGAGATGGTCGCCTTCATCAAGGGCAAGCTGGGCAAGTGA
- the ffh gene encoding signal recognition particle protein — translation MLDNLTQRLAKVVKTMRGEARLTEANTAEMLREVRMALLEADVALPAVREFIAKVKEKALGEEVVGSLSPGQALVGVVQKELAALMGADLGPEATQLSFAQQPPAIILMAGLQGVGKTTTTGKLAKYLKEQKKKKVLTVSADVYRPAAIAQLESVTKQVGADFFPSTASDKPVDIARNALDWAKKHYHDVLIIDTAGRLGIDEAMMQEIAAVHGAVKPVETLFVVDAMLGQDAINTAKAFNDALPLTGIVLTKLDGDSRGGAALSVRHVTGKPIKFAGVSEKLDGLEAFDPTRMANRVLGMGDILALVEEARKGVDAEAAAELANKIKVGGRFDMNDFKAQLTQMKKMGGMAGLMDKLPAQFQQAASGANMDQAEKSVRRMVGIIDSMTPGERAKPELIKANRKRRIAAGAGVQVQEVNRMLNQYDQMQTMMKKLKGGGLMKMMRGMKGMMPGMR, via the coding sequence ATGCTAGATAACCTCACCCAACGCCTTGCCAAGGTCGTCAAGACCATGCGCGGCGAGGCCCGCCTGACCGAGGCGAACACCGCGGAAATGCTGCGCGAAGTGCGCATGGCCCTGCTCGAGGCGGACGTGGCGCTGCCGGCGGTGCGCGAATTCATCGCCAAGGTCAAGGAGAAGGCCCTGGGCGAAGAAGTCGTCGGCTCGCTGTCGCCCGGCCAGGCCCTGGTCGGCGTGGTGCAGAAAGAGCTGGCCGCCCTGATGGGCGCCGACCTCGGCCCAGAGGCTACCCAGCTCTCCTTCGCCCAGCAGCCGCCCGCGATCATCCTGATGGCCGGCCTGCAGGGTGTGGGCAAGACCACCACCACCGGTAAACTGGCCAAGTACCTCAAGGAACAAAAGAAGAAGAAAGTCCTGACCGTCTCGGCCGACGTCTACCGTCCCGCCGCGATCGCCCAGCTCGAATCGGTGACCAAGCAGGTGGGCGCCGACTTCTTCCCCTCCACCGCCAGCGACAAGCCGGTCGACATCGCCCGCAACGCGCTGGACTGGGCCAAGAAGCATTACCACGACGTCCTGATCATCGACACCGCCGGCCGCCTGGGCATCGACGAGGCGATGATGCAAGAGATCGCCGCCGTGCACGGCGCCGTCAAGCCGGTCGAGACCCTGTTCGTGGTCGACGCCATGCTGGGCCAGGATGCGATCAACACCGCCAAGGCCTTCAACGACGCCCTGCCCCTGACCGGCATCGTGCTGACCAAGCTCGATGGCGATTCGCGCGGCGGCGCGGCGCTGTCGGTGCGTCACGTGACCGGTAAACCAATCAAGTTCGCCGGCGTGTCCGAAAAACTCGACGGCCTGGAAGCCTTCGACCCCACCCGCATGGCCAACCGCGTGCTGGGCATGGGCGACATCCTGGCGCTGGTCGAAGAAGCGCGCAAGGGCGTCGACGCCGAGGCGGCGGCCGAACTGGCCAACAAGATCAAGGTCGGCGGCCGCTTCGACATGAACGACTTCAAGGCGCAGCTCACGCAAATGAAGAAAATGGGCGGCATGGCCGGCCTGATGGATAAACTTCCAGCCCAGTTCCAGCAGGCTGCGAGCGGCGCCAATATGGACCAGGCCGAGAAATCGGTGCGCCGCATGGTCGGCATCATTGATTCGATGACCCCGGGCGAGCGCGCCAAGCCCGAGCTGATCAAGGCCAACCGCAAGCGCCGCATCGCGGCCGGCGCCGGCGTGCAGGTGCAGGAAGTGAACCGCATGCTGAACCAGTACGACCAGATGCAGACCATGATGAAAAAGCTCAAGGGCGGCGGCCTGATGAAGATGATGCGCGGGATGAAGGGCATGATGCCCGGCATGCGCTAA
- a CDS encoding lytic transglycosylase domain-containing protein translates to MRLRLASRIGGAVLACAFGLGGGEAFAGNQKEEALSDSVRLALANAIADARPPRPSFRTEAARARYHGWFDEMSRRLAKRMPDVQTRTEFLETVWYESTRAGLDPGLVLGLIQVESAYRKYAISIAGARGYMQVMPFWTKVIGDGDRRRLFHMQTNLRYGCAILRMYIDMERGDLYLALGRYNGSRGKPQYPNAVLAAWKKWEFKHGI, encoded by the coding sequence ATGCGTCTGCGCCTCGCCTCCCGGATCGGAGGCGCCGTGCTGGCGTGCGCCTTCGGCCTGGGTGGGGGCGAGGCGTTCGCCGGCAACCAGAAGGAAGAAGCGCTGTCGGATTCGGTGCGCCTGGCCCTGGCCAATGCCATCGCCGACGCGCGCCCGCCGCGGCCGAGCTTTCGCACCGAGGCGGCGCGGGCGCGCTACCACGGCTGGTTCGATGAAATGTCGCGCCGCCTTGCGAAACGCATGCCCGACGTCCAGACCCGCACCGAATTCCTCGAGACGGTCTGGTACGAATCGACGCGCGCCGGCCTCGATCCGGGGCTGGTGCTGGGCCTGATCCAGGTCGAATCGGCCTATCGCAAGTATGCGATCTCGATCGCCGGCGCGCGCGGCTATATGCAGGTGATGCCGTTCTGGACCAAGGTGATCGGCGACGGCGACCGCCGCCGCCTGTTCCACATGCAGACCAATCTGCGCTACGGCTGCGCCATCCTGCGCATGTATATCGACATGGAGCGCGGCGACCTGTATCTGGCGCTGGGCCGCTACAACGGCAGCCGGGGCAAGCCGCAGTACCCGAACGCGGTGCTGGCGGCGTGGAAGAAGTGGGAGTTCAAGCACGGTATCTAG
- a CDS encoding SWIB/MDM2 domain-containing protein, giving the protein MATAKKTTAAPAKKDAAKPAAAAKPAAKKAAPAAKSADKPAAARKPNAAFMKAMTPSATLAAVVGDKPLPRTEVTKKVWDYIKSKDLQDAANRRMINADDKLKAVFGGKAQVSMFEMTKLISDHLK; this is encoded by the coding sequence ATGGCAACAGCCAAAAAAACCACTGCAGCGCCAGCAAAAAAAGACGCTGCCAAGCCTGCTGCAGCGGCCAAGCCGGCAGCAAAAAAGGCAGCACCAGCAGCGAAGTCGGCCGATAAGCCGGCAGCCGCGCGCAAGCCAAATGCTGCTTTCATGAAAGCCATGACCCCGTCCGCCACGCTGGCCGCCGTCGTCGGCGACAAGCCGCTGCCGCGCACCGAAGTGACCAAGAAGGTCTGGGATTACATCAAGTCGAAAGACCTGCAAGACGCAGCAAATCGCCGCATGATCAATGCCGACGACAAGCTGAAAGCCGTTTTCGGCGGCAAGGCACAAGTCTCGATGTTCGAAATGACCAAGCTCATTTCGGATCACCTGAAATAA
- a CDS encoding alkaline phosphatase, which produces MTFQRFTPLLLAACCAAAFSTPAAAQQKAKNIIFFLGDGMGPSVITAARIHRGGEDSLLHFERLMERTARIKTYSLDYQTTDSAPSMGAYMTGVKMNNDVISQAGARTINPTKEGVDMCGANNGTPAVTILELAKAQGKATGAITTTELTHATPASTFAHTCSRDAAYTIAQQIVPGGAGYNPALGDGVDVLMGGGRNHFTPVDPATNPKGRPDGRDLMAEFAGAGYYVAGTRAGMMSAKEGRKFVGIFSATSHLDYAYQRRPEQPTLAEMTGKAIDLLSKNPNGFFLMVEGGKIDHALHDTRAKHALEETVAFDDALQLAIERMRAIDPGLQNTLIVLTADHDHTMQINGYPKRGNPITDIVRDYASGEPKKDADGKTFTTLVFGNGPNRPDARADVDSVVAQSDDYHQETGVHKSSETHGGGDVKLYATGAGSAPFKGTIENTQVFHLMKAAAGL; this is translated from the coding sequence ATGACTTTCCAACGCTTTACTCCGCTGCTGCTGGCTGCTTGCTGCGCCGCTGCCTTTTCGACTCCGGCCGCCGCCCAGCAAAAGGCGAAGAACATCATCTTCTTCCTCGGCGACGGCATGGGCCCGTCCGTCATCACCGCCGCCCGCATCCACCGCGGCGGCGAAGACAGTCTGCTGCACTTCGAGCGCCTGATGGAGCGCACCGCGCGCATCAAGACCTATTCGCTCGATTACCAGACCACCGACAGTGCGCCGTCGATGGGCGCCTACATGACCGGCGTCAAAATGAACAACGACGTCATCTCGCAGGCCGGCGCGCGGACGATCAATCCAACGAAAGAAGGCGTCGACATGTGCGGCGCCAACAACGGCACGCCGGCCGTGACGATCCTGGAGCTGGCCAAGGCCCAGGGCAAGGCCACCGGCGCCATCACCACCACCGAGCTGACCCACGCCACGCCGGCATCGACCTTTGCGCATACCTGCAGCCGCGACGCCGCGTACACGATCGCGCAGCAGATCGTGCCCGGCGGCGCCGGCTACAACCCGGCGCTGGGCGACGGCGTGGACGTACTGATGGGAGGAGGGCGCAACCACTTCACGCCGGTCGATCCCGCCACCAATCCGAAGGGTCGCCCCGACGGGCGCGACCTGATGGCCGAATTCGCCGGCGCCGGCTACTACGTGGCAGGCACCCGCGCCGGCATGATGTCGGCCAAGGAAGGCCGCAAGTTCGTGGGCATCTTCAGCGCCACCAGCCACCTCGATTACGCGTACCAGCGCCGTCCCGAGCAGCCGACCCTGGCCGAAATGACCGGCAAGGCGATCGACCTGCTGTCGAAGAATCCGAACGGTTTCTTCTTGATGGTCGAAGGCGGCAAGATCGACCACGCCCTGCACGACACCCGCGCCAAGCATGCGCTGGAAGAGACGGTGGCCTTCGACGACGCCCTGCAGCTGGCGATCGAGCGCATGCGCGCCATCGATCCAGGCCTGCAGAACACGCTGATCGTGCTGACCGCCGACCATGACCACACGATGCAGATCAACGGCTATCCGAAGCGCGGCAATCCGATCACCGACATCGTGCGCGACTATGCGTCGGGCGAGCCGAAGAAGGATGCGGACGGCAAGACTTTCACGACCCTGGTATTCGGCAACGGCCCGAACCGTCCAGATGCGCGCGCCGACGTCGACAGCGTGGTGGCGCAGAGCGACGATTACCATCAGGAAACTGGCGTGCACAAGTCATCGGAAACCCATGGCGGCGGCGACGTCAAACTGTATGCGACCGGGGCCGGATCGGCGCCGTTCAAAGGCACGATCGAGAATACCCAGGTGTTTCACCTGATGAAAGCGGCGGCCGGTTTGTAA
- a CDS encoding aspartyl protease family protein gives MTFIAPALRVFLAPLLFLLPLHAAAQTACQFLQVAQVPLHYAGSGLGLTMTGEINGKRATMLPDTGAGVTYLTRTGVERHGLTQRPTGRYVHGVAGKSRLYEARVAELVVGPVRARDLYLSVVGETSFTPPFDAIVGAAFLLQGDLEFSLATKELRFFRPQRCASTWLAYWDKNASVIPFRQHDELTANPQFSVHINGTRLTALIDSGASVTTITRRAAHRAGIDLDGPRAQRVANAHGVGKQSVGAWIARADTFKIGDATVHDPEFDVIDSQLSVDVLLGVDFLRAHRVLFAMSQGKLYVSYLGGQPFDSRREVRPWMRQEADAGNADAWYTMAGMAVSERSRQKDPGAAIAYLERAAALGHREASLSLGVRMLVQGKPEQATTHLRASLGEGHTGRNGALWLYLAQLRAGDPQARAELEARFRERSDWPRPVVDYFLGKIDGDKLLDASDTPARTCFAANLVQLHEETLGKPDSVALPKDCKPMREQYQSPVAGADMAL, from the coding sequence ATGACTTTCATCGCCCCAGCGCTGCGCGTTTTTCTCGCCCCCCTTCTCTTTCTCCTGCCTCTGCATGCTGCGGCGCAAACCGCATGCCAGTTCCTGCAGGTGGCCCAGGTGCCGCTGCACTATGCCGGCTCGGGCCTGGGGTTGACGATGACCGGCGAGATCAATGGCAAGCGCGCCACCATGCTGCCCGATACCGGCGCCGGCGTCACTTACCTGACCCGCACCGGGGTCGAGCGCCATGGACTGACCCAGCGGCCCACCGGCCGCTACGTCCACGGCGTGGCCGGCAAGTCGCGGCTGTACGAGGCCAGGGTGGCGGAGTTGGTCGTCGGGCCGGTGCGTGCACGCGACCTGTACCTGTCGGTGGTCGGCGAAACGTCGTTTACGCCGCCGTTCGACGCCATCGTCGGCGCTGCCTTCCTGCTGCAGGGCGACCTCGAATTCTCGCTCGCCACCAAGGAGCTGCGCTTCTTCCGCCCGCAACGCTGCGCCAGCACCTGGCTGGCCTACTGGGACAAGAACGCGAGCGTGATCCCGTTCCGCCAGCACGACGAGCTGACGGCGAACCCGCAGTTCTCCGTCCACATCAACGGCACGCGCCTGACCGCCTTGATCGACAGCGGCGCATCGGTCACGACCATCACCAGGCGCGCGGCGCATCGCGCCGGCATCGACCTCGATGGCCCGCGCGCGCAACGCGTGGCCAATGCCCACGGCGTCGGCAAACAGTCGGTGGGCGCCTGGATCGCCAGGGCGGATACCTTCAAGATCGGCGACGCCACCGTCCACGATCCCGAGTTCGACGTGATCGACAGCCAGTTGAGCGTCGACGTGCTGCTGGGCGTCGACTTCCTGCGCGCGCACCGCGTGCTGTTCGCCATGAGCCAGGGCAAGCTGTACGTGTCCTACCTCGGCGGCCAGCCCTTCGATTCGCGGCGCGAGGTCAGGCCCTGGATGCGCCAGGAAGCCGACGCCGGCAATGCCGACGCCTGGTACACGATGGCGGGCATGGCCGTTTCCGAGCGCAGCAGGCAGAAGGATCCGGGGGCTGCGATCGCCTACCTGGAGCGGGCGGCAGCGCTGGGCCACCGTGAGGCCAGCCTGTCGCTGGGCGTACGGATGCTCGTGCAGGGCAAGCCGGAGCAGGCAACCACGCACCTGCGTGCGAGCCTGGGCGAGGGGCACACCGGCCGCAATGGCGCCCTGTGGCTCTACCTGGCCCAACTGCGCGCCGGCGACCCGCAGGCCCGCGCCGAACTGGAAGCGCGTTTCAGGGAACGCAGCGACTGGCCACGCCCGGTGGTCGATTACTTCCTGGGCAAGATCGACGGCGACAAGCTGCTGGATGCCTCCGATACGCCGGCACGGACCTGCTTTGCCGCCAACCTGGTCCAGCTGCACGAGGAAACACTGGGCAAGCCGGACAGCGTTGCCCTGCCCAAGGATTGCAAGCCGATGCGCGAGCAGTACCAGAGCCCAGTGGCGGGCGCGGACATGGCGCTGTGA
- a CDS encoding ABC transporter substrate-binding protein encodes MRWIPVVITWLALCSPVKAQEVIRLGNLKLAHFGAVSYIKEIAPGCGIRVEEKMFAKGLDIMQAIIAGELDVGATASEAAIQGRAGGAPVVVVAGFARGGARLVARPELKIASILQLKGTRVGVTRGGIQEVLLMAELARNRLSADTTGRKDVQLVYLSYPELNQALLGRHIDAMMQSEPQSSQAINMGFGVEVMKPYGTPIGEPVRTMVMTEKFYRERRPLAEKFMRCFVQATRTFIDRPDIAEQYVRQSMFKGQITTADFRAAMANSPYSYDITPQHIQVTTDVMAQTGVGRMARPPLASDWVRTDLLASAKKSLNIQ; translated from the coding sequence ATGAGGTGGATTCCGGTTGTTATCACCTGGCTTGCGTTGTGTAGTCCGGTGAAGGCCCAAGAAGTAATCAGGCTGGGCAACCTGAAGCTGGCGCATTTCGGCGCGGTGTCCTATATCAAGGAAATCGCGCCGGGCTGCGGCATTCGGGTCGAGGAAAAGATGTTCGCCAAGGGACTGGACATCATGCAGGCCATCATCGCCGGCGAACTGGACGTGGGCGCCACCGCGTCCGAGGCCGCGATCCAGGGCCGCGCCGGCGGCGCCCCGGTGGTGGTGGTGGCAGGGTTCGCGCGCGGCGGGGCGCGGCTGGTGGCGCGGCCCGAGCTGAAGATCGCGTCCATCCTTCAGCTCAAGGGGACAAGAGTGGGCGTCACCCGCGGCGGCATCCAGGAAGTGCTCCTGATGGCCGAGCTGGCGCGCAACAGGCTGAGCGCCGACACCACCGGCCGCAAGGACGTGCAGCTGGTCTACCTGTCCTATCCCGAGCTGAACCAGGCGCTGCTGGGCCGGCACATCGACGCGATGATGCAATCCGAGCCGCAATCGTCGCAGGCGATCAATATGGGCTTCGGGGTGGAGGTCATGAAACCCTACGGGACGCCGATCGGCGAGCCGGTGCGCACCATGGTCATGACCGAGAAGTTCTACCGCGAGCGCCGGCCGCTGGCCGAGAAGTTCATGCGCTGCTTCGTGCAAGCCACGCGCACCTTCATCGACCGGCCCGACATCGCCGAGCAGTATGTGCGCCAGTCGATGTTCAAGGGCCAGATCACGACCGCCGACTTCCGCGCGGCGATGGCCAATTCGCCGTACTCCTACGACATCACGCCCCAGCACATCCAGGTCACGACCGACGTCATGGCGCAGACCGGGGTGGGGCGCATGGCGCGTCCGCCGCTGGCCAGCGACTGGGTCCGTACCGACCTGCTGGCTTCGGCCAAGAAAAGCCTGAACATCCAGTAA